The genomic segment GTCAGCCCCGCCCCTCCACACGGCGCTTGAGCTCGCGCAGGGCGGTATCCATGATCATCTTCTCGGCCTTCCGCCGCAGCAGACCGATCATCGGCAACGCCAGCTCCACCGACAGCGTGTACGTGACCCTGGTGGTCCTGTCGTCGATCGGCTCCAGCAGATAACGCCCCTCCTGGGCCTTCTGCATCTGCCCCTTCACCAGGTGCCAGCTGACCGACAGACCGTCGTCGGCCCAGTCGTAGGCGAGCGTGTAGACGTCCTTCACGGGGCCGGAATCGAGGGTGAACCGGACCTGCGAGGCCCGGCCTGCGTCGTCGGTGGCGAGCACCTCGGTCTCGCGCACGGCCTTCGCCCACTCCGGATAGGCCGGAAGGTCGGCGATGACCGCCATGATGGCGGCCGGGGCGGCCTCGATCTCGATAGACTGCGTGGACTGCTCCGCCATGAGGCTAGAGCGTAGCGGCCCGTGACACGAGGCTCACCAGCGCAGCACGTACGGGGTCGTCGTGCGCTGGAAGTGGCCGACGTTGCGGCATTCGGTGACGCCGACCCGCGTCCGCCGGGACAACGGCTGGTGCACGTGCC from the Saccharomonospora azurea NA-128 genome contains:
- a CDS encoding SRPBCC family protein, with the translated sequence MAEQSTQSIEIEAAPAAIMAVIADLPAYPEWAKAVRETEVLATDDAGRASQVRFTLDSGPVKDVYTLAYDWADDGLSVSWHLVKGQMQKAQEGRYLLEPIDDRTTRVTYTLSVELALPMIGLLRRKAEKMIMDTALRELKRRVEGRG